The following nucleotide sequence is from Megalops cyprinoides isolate fMegCyp1 chromosome 6, fMegCyp1.pri, whole genome shotgun sequence.
ACTTGGACCAAGGTATTATTATAAAGATGAAAACACTTCTATGAATTtactcaaaacaaaatgtatcaTTGCACCTTTGACTTACCAAATGTAGGCGTTttctacattaaaaatatagaatCATATTTATGAATTAAAGGCATTATTAGACTTGTGCAATATGGTTAttgagtgtatgtatatgaattAGTCACTGACACAGTAAAAATTCATATTTGCTTCATACGTCCTCATGATctgcatgatttttaaaaaaatcacataacaCTGTTTCATGCCACCAGGTGTTTTGATGGACGAATCCACTTTCCGAGATAATCAGATTGTTCCTGGAACTACAATCACCATGATGATCTGGCCCTATGATGGCTGGTCAGAGCTGGTAAAAGCTGCTGTCACAGGAGATATCCATATGGTAAGGATATGGAGataaatgtgctgtaattgaCCATAATATTCAGTAACAGTCAAGATTTTGGATACGCCCTTCTtcctttattttccacattttagaataatagtaaaggcatcagaactatgaaataacacaaacggaATTATGCAgcaaccaaaaaagtgttacaaaaatgaaaactctAGATTATTAACTATTTTAGATaattcaaagtagccaaaatattttttaaaattaaaatatttcttgtaAGAagttcatacataggcatctatttcactgtttatattttgtctaagaaactaatttaaagcatttaagcatgagtCTTTAGCTGGAAAATGTCTTTAagtgcatgttttccattatcttaatcaggtgtttgactggtactgcatgttACTGCTATTGCTGTGATACCAGTATTTGTTATAGTATTTGTTATTGTCTGACTATTTATGTTTGAAGTATTATAGggagtgtatatgtgtatacatatatgtatttgatCGTTTAGTTCAAATTAGGTGGAGAGAATGGAAAAGTCACtgtaaaatctaaaatgtaaataGTTCCAAAATTTAATAGCATCTTACCTTAAGAGCAAAACACCTTAATTCTTCATATTTCTAGAAATATGTGGCACATCCATACACTGCTTAACATCACAAGCTGTTTCTAGTAATGTACACTAAAAAGTGTTACTTGGATTTAATCTGTATAACCTGCTCGCTGGATCTCTCTGATCTCCTTAGACAGCAGATTATGAGCTGTCGGAAGCTATTTGGCATTGTAGGCAGTCACTGCAACGCCTATGACTACGAAAACAATGTGCATGACCTAATGAACTACATGAGCTACTAGTATTAGTGCTACTGTTAAAAGAATGTCTAGAACTCCACCTATATTCTTTTTTGAGTCGTTAGTATCATTGTCTTTCTCGTTAGCGATCTAGGAATGACAACATGCACAGACTTGTTTTACATACAAGAACGTATTTAGTGCAAAACCTTTATATGCGTGGGAACATAACATTAttctgtgtatgtattgtattattgtattatatattatcaaAGACTAGGGTCTCCACTCTTCAGCAATGTGCTTCAACAGCTGTGCGGTTCAAACCCGCTAACTGCTCTGACACCATCCGCTGCCCCTACGATTACCGTTTTTCTGTTCGTTTAAGCTGCGGAGTGTGGTGTTCAAACCGGCAGCCTGTTGTTCCTCTCAGACCCGCGGGGGCATAAGCCTGGCAGCGTCCCGGTTCTCTCATCGGCTCTTCTCTGCCCTCTTCATAGGCGCTCACCGggggcacacacacgcagtgcgCTTCCTGTTACAGAACGGTATACCCGCCCATGCTTTCCTCTCCGCCCAAGTGACGCGTCGCATGGAAATATGGGAATAAAAGATTGTGAAAAATATAGTAGGAACTCCTCAGTCACCGTTACTGTATCAAGCTACCATGTACCAcatgtatggtagtatacttggtttcTCTTGTGTAGTCAGGTTGTACGAGTTACCTTGTGGGTAGGGCATGAaaagtgttatgctcacacccaatggtttgggagtgttgttagcatggcctgacactgttgctcattctaattgaatggatacactgtTGTTGCTTGGGCTGTaatttgctctgaataagagtgtccCCTAGaagatgtaatttaatgtaatgtatgaatgtaatgtaatgtatcattcCATATATTACATGCTCAGTCTTTCCTTTGCCTTTCTTTATATCAAGTGCTCATAAATTGCATTAGTAATTATGTAAGAAAATAGAAGTGTTCTTATTTATGGTACGCTGTATGTACATCATTTTTCTCTCACTGCATAGCTTGTCATTTAAGCACATAATGCTTACTTACTTAATGCTTATACCAAATGCTAGATGTGGCCATAGTCATATAGTGGTACAAACAACATTAACCATATAATTTCTTTCACACTCTAAACCCAGTGGACAAAATCAAGTCTCTCATTCTGATCTTAACCTCCCAGGGGCTGATGTGAAGGCCCAGACCCCTCTGGGGCGGGGGGCCTTGCATGCGGCCGCAGCCCAGAGCCGGACCCAGTGCATAGAGGAGCTGCTGGCCAAGGGAGCCCCGCTGTACCAGGAGGACCACGAGGGGATGACAGCCATAAGCGTGGCCAAGTGGCTGGGGCAAAAGAAGAGCATCAGGCAGCTCTTCCTGTTTGACTGGCAGGAGCGGGCGGCAGGGGTGAGGATCGAGCCCCACCTGCAGGAGTGCGAGCTCTTCGCCCATCAGCGCTTCGACTCTCACCTGAAGACCTGGCACCGCGGGCCTCTGGCACAGCAGTACATGGCCGccctgcaggggaggggagggtccAGGGGGCCTCACCCGGGCTACCCCAGAACAGAGGCGTCAGAGAACTCCAGGAGGTCCTGCATGATGAGCatttcagcactgcagcagggGATTTCCAAAACCTGCTTTGTACAGAGACAGATAGCAGCCAGGGAAATCACCACATGCTCATTCGGCAGAAAGAAAGTTGCAGATTCTCCCTCGTAATGCAATCCAGTGAGGAGAGGATGCCTTTTATCCTCTTGTCCAAAAGTTCAGGATCACACCTGATCAAGAAGAGTAAGACAGgaattgtgtatttttcttcAGATCCTATTTCAActcaacagaatgttttttacTTTGAGCTGAATTTGAACAAATGATGGTGTTGAATACATTTTGTGGAATAATTATGTTGGATCAAATTTAAAACTGTATACAATTACAGCTACATGTGTGTGATTATTTTACCATTCACAAATGTACGCATAGCTCCAGTGTTCTCAATGTGTTCTCACATATCgtatcattttatttgtttatgatGTGTAAGTTTCGTACCGTCTATCTATTTAAATCCTGATATTGGATTTCAAATCAGGGAAGCTGAGATGTTCCTCATATTATTTATTCactattttaattaattacatacaTTCAAAAGTTAGATTTACATTTCTTTGGAAGctgttaaattatgtattttttggttGACCCttgtatccagagcaacgtacaaggctaaaatggaattaaatgtgGCATACATATTACAGGAGTTACAGAGCAGCAATAACACAGTTAGTGTGCAGAGCAGCCAGATTGACAGTAAATAAGTATTGTGTTGAAACAGTGCAAAAATAGAAACAGAGTAAAACAATTGCATCTTACAGTTATACTTAAGAACAAGGCATGTACATGACATTGAACTGAATGTAGAGCCCAAGGATGATGTAGAACGTATACCACTATATTGGAAATCGGTTAAGTATGTAGAGATCAGATTTACAGTTCAAGGCATATGTGTTGATAAAAATTCTGGTCTGATTTCAagtctgaatgtgtgtttttgggcACTGTCTGAAGGTTAATGATGATAAGATGGTGAAATGGAATATCTAAGTTCACAGGCCATGCATAGTTTAGGTGGATCTATTTTAGGTGATCTTattgttaagaaaaaaatgcagactcTTTCCCTAAAATATCATGATTGTATCATGATATGTTGATATTTCAATATCAACATTTAAAACTTGTAGCGGTAATGTAGGGGTCTCTCCTCTGAAAAATACATTGTGATCTGAGCCTGTGCAGATACACTGAAAGTATTGTTTCCATCTCTGCCTTTTGCTAAGCTCTTGCCCAGAGAATAATCCTAGTTCTTCATATTTGTGCTACACATacctcattttttctttcagcctTAAAACAAAGTAGGCCAATAATTAGTGAAAGAGagtttttaacctttttaactTTGAAAAAGGTTAAAGTGAAAGTACAGCATTTGATATATGATAAAAGACACCTGCATTACTTGCATACACAGATTCCCTAAGACTGTATATCTGTGCTGATGCCTGCATGTACCTTTAGTCTCATGGACACGCAGTATGGTTGGCCTATTCAGGAAGAATTCTCAGAATTCATCTCTCTCAAAAATAATGTAACCATGTTAGATATGCTTGTCTTGCCGGTTGTTAGAGATGCAGATTTATATCTGTGTGATAGCTGATAAGTAACTGGGAGGGCCGGGGTGGGTTACAGTGAAAACTGGAGGTTCATGGTTGTATAAGAAGGTGAGATGTCAATGAAAAACATCCACAGAATTCATACCAGGTCTTATTTTTGATTAATGTAATTTGCACTTTGTCCCATAGCTTTATCTgtcacagaatgtttttttttttcagttttactttacCTCTGCTATCTCTTCCCTTATGAAACATTGTGATTAAACTTACTGTGACATATCTGACCAATGGACAAAGTTGTGCCAATATAGGCAAAAGAACATGGACAAGACTGGCCAAAGAGTTGGGTTGTGTGAGAAATGGTCAGAATCTTCATGCACTGTAGAGACGTTACAGAGCTCTCAGCTGGAATGAGTGACCCAGGTAAAGCTTCCTGCTCTGGGTCAGagtattttttagtttttattcctttgttattatttaataattcacaTGCAAAGCATATCTATGAAATTAGGTACGTGTGACCAACAGCATGAGCCCATGGGATAAAGCTATGTCACAAATGTCTTTACATTCTAGCAGCAACAGCTAGAGCAGAGGTTTCTATCTTCATCTTTTGTAAACAGGTCAAAAGAACACATCTTTAGTTAGAAGTGTAGTCTAGTGTAGATATCATAGGCATGTGAGGAATGTTCAGCTATTACCCAAAATGGCTGGGTGTACCCTCTATATTAATTGGGCAAGCTGTTAGAGAAAAACACTCACTTCCAGTGAAAGCTGAGGTCATCTTTCAGCTCTTTGATTCTGTTAGAATCATACTGAGATTGAAAATAACGCAGTAACAATTTACTCAATCAATCAGATTCTTTCCTTACTTATGGTGCTCCCCATACCTAATTGTTTCAAACCCTTACGTAAAAACTTTTTGGTGTGCTGGTGTGCTGTCGATTGAATCAGCAGAAGCCAAAAGACCTTTGCACAGCATGGATGCTGAGCTAATGAGCTTGTTTTGTATAtgtactgttcttttttatgaaatacattcaGAGCTTTGGGGGGCTCTACCTTCAGAAACTAtagtttttaaatgtaatgatttatCATAGCATTGTTTTGTACTACATCTATGTACATTTCAGGTGTTTAACCTAGTCTGCAGCAAATTAAAATGCCAAGGAACATTCTGATAATAATTACTCTTTTTAAAGTTGTGAGACAGAATGTGAAACCAAAAGACTTGGAATGACATTCAAATTAGGTCTTGAGCAATAGAAACATAATGCTTGTAATTGTGATGTTGAGATGTTTGTGCTCTCCTACATGGAAAGTATCTGAAGAATTCATCACTTTCATCAGTATCTTGGGGTGCAGATCTGTGCAAGATTGCATTAGCTTTGCCCTGCATACAAGTCAGAGTTACTGGCCCATTGATACTGGTTCTTCTTTATAGAAACAAAACGTAGAATGGCTAAGTGGGATGACAGTTATATCACTCACAAAGTTATGGGTTAGCAGGGCATAACCCATGTCTGTACGGCGCTGAGAGTTAAGCCCTTTTTTGGAGTTTCCAACAGAAATAACCATAATGCCATCTGAGTTTTGTAGACACAGTATTTATGTGTAACAGCCTTTATGGAGGTTCACTGGCTAATTAATTACTCTCTAGctaacagcatctgccaaatgaataaatgctaaATTTAAATTACCATGGTAGATGATAGCAAACGGTTGACTGTAAGATTTAACAAATAAGGAGAGGAAAAGCCACCAAGGGTAATCAgttcactgtgctgtctgtctttatAAACTGCAGACAACCCTTCACCCTGTTTACTTTGTCTTGGCCTCTGGAAATCAGTTAGTTTTGGCAGATGGGCAGCACTTATTCCTTGCGAAAGGACAGCTGGAACATTTTGGCTTGTATGATGAACTCTGGCTCCAGAAAAAGAGCGAACAAAGACATTCATTAGCGAAACATCGCTGTGTATCATGAAGTCTCTGAAGTCTCTCACAATTGAATCCACTTCATGGGAACTTGACCGTGTGGGTGAGCCGGCATGAGTGAGGAAAAGGCCACAAGGGGCTCTGAAACAGGTGCCTATCCGTTTTGGAGCTCCAACACAGGTGagtacactgaataaaaacaaatgtaggAAGAGCATTATACATTGTGCCgaatttgcatttgtttgacTTATCTATTCAAATCCACATCTTCTGCTGGAGACAGAAGCCACAGTAGATAGATAGAATCCGAATTCTGTGTACTTCTTTACCTACATAGTTTCAGCTAGGTGAAAGAATGTAAGCATGAGACCTGTGAACCACAAGAGCTCAGCAGGCAGTGACACTGAGTACTCGGTTGGCAGTTCAAAACTTGGACATATTCCCTGTAATTAatatccttgtttttttccagtccattgtcttttgtcttttgcaTTGAGTTTGATTTTTGGTACTATCAGCATTCTTAATTCTCTAAATGTTTTGCCTGAAGCTATTTGATGCAGGCAAGACACATTTGTGTGAATGCAAACACTGGGAGAGGGCGGAGGTTACTCACACAGACTTTCACACAGCATAGGTCTGTTTCTTATGACACACAAtaaaaggcacacagatgggAAGACGCTGACATCATAGCCACCTCCCTGTACTTTTGGGGAAAATGTATGAGCAACGAACACATGAGATATTTCATAATACCTCCCGAAGGCTGCACCCAAGGACTTGACGCAATCTTGTTAGAAATATGGGCTCATTTTTAGAGAAACTTTAACAGAAAATGATAACAGGAGGTGTGCCTTTTTTGACACAGTTGGCAGGTAATGAGAATAGTTTCTGAAATGGTGAAGGTAAACGTGAACTAACTGCTTCTTGCATTTAATTCTGAAAGGAAGACAAAGAGAAACGTAGCTCTCTAGCTCAAATGCCAAGGTATTCTTCAGTCTTGCGAAGCACTGGACCTTATGGTCCCCCCCAATATTCATGTCATTGGtaccctgtgtgtctgttacacCTCCAGGTTGGAGGTGTGGGGAACCCAGCGTCTCAGAGATACCTAATGAGTGTGCAGAGTTCTACATGGTTAACCTTTGCAAAACagcatcaaagaaaaaacatcttaGAATATGAAATCCATCAAGCTTGAATTTGTATTGTGTAGACACCAAGAAAAAGATTAAAATCCATGTCGGTATTTAGAAATATGTCATTAAAGTCACAATTTTATTATGGTTCTGGTCATTACTTTtctcattcagtgttttttggtAGCTTTCAGCTGCAGGTGTAGCAGTAGTCCAGGAGCTCCCTCTATGATTGATGGGATCATACAACCAGGAAAAGTTCCTCCGGCATGTTGAAACAACTATGCCTCAGTGACAAAGAGGCATTGCATAGCCAGCTTATCAACCGTTTGCGTAGGAAAATGTTAAGATTACCATTCTTTGGGTGCAATTAAAACCAGTTTAACTGTTGAAATGATCCACCCTAAAAGGGGCAGGGTTGAATACTATATGTAAGGGTACACCACCCAGCACCTTTAATCATTCACCAGGACCAAAGGAAGAGGACTGACAGTGAGACAGTAGCTAGCACACGCATGGCTCTGGGTGAGTCAACCAGCACTGCATCTAGCTTCAAGACgaacaaatgttattttaaaggGTGGAGGTTTCTTAgaaatacttaataataatatacgAAATATATGAAATTGAAACTAGTTCAGACGCAGAATGCagttattgctattattgtcattagAAGTTTTGTACAAAGCatggatacatttttaacacacaGTAGGCAAGCTGATTGAAATGGATCTTGTTCATCTTCGCATGTTGTCCACTGGGCAATCTTTGTGTTACTTACACTGTCAGCGTTCTCAGAATTCTCTGTGTAATGTGAAGAGTGATGAGCATGTGCGCCATCAATCATCAGGCAGTGTGTCTCTTGGTTGTTTGATGATGTCctggctttgtttgttttagaggTCACCAAGATAGAGCTCCACTGTGTGAAGAACAACACGGCCCACAGCACCGATGGCATCTCTACAGATCGGCTGATTGTCAGGAGGGGCCAGTCCTTCCTGCTCACGTTCCATTTCAGCCGTTGGTTCAGCACCACAAATGACGTGCTGGAGCTGACTGTTGAGACAGGTGTAGTATCTCACTTCGTTCTTAATTGATATTGGAGTAAGGCTcgtcaaaataaaatactaataGGAAGTTAATAGGACTAATAGGAGTTATGAGAGACGTAGGCAACATtcatttacgtttacatttattcatttggcagacgcttttatccaaagcgacttgtaagtgaggcaaagtacaacacaagccaGAGTCATACACAGAGTACAATACtagtgctgcatgaccaagtttcaatagttcaGAGTGTGACAAAGTGAAACCATTTAGTTGGCTCATGAGAAGAGGAAGATATAGAATGATTTTACTATGTATCCTTAAATCACCTTGTACaaattgtacaaaatgtatttgtgtattcctaatgtgaatgtgtttaataATGCAGTCATTTCATTGACTTTACAAGTATGGATTGATGTGGGATGTTATTGTTAATACTCTGAACTGCTACAGATGTGTAATTTACATTATCTATCTTCCATTTGGACAGTCAAAGTAGTGGATATTAGCTAGTGGGTGGGACATTAATACAGATAAGAACCAAGGAGGTTAAGAATGGGTACTACAGGGTAACCAACTGGATAGAGAGGAGATGTGTGTATTTCTGGGATGATAAGATTTATGTACAGATTGAAACCAAGTTcatacagtgcatacagtgGCTAGAAGGCTGGACAGATCTTTCTTGGATTGCTTATTGTATGAAAGTTTATATGATAGATGTCTGTTTTTGcatcaaaacaagaaaactaATCTTGGGTCTGTAATGATCCAGGACCCCAGGCCTCTGAAACTGTTGGAACCAAGTCTGTGTTCAAAGTCCCCGGGGAACGTTCAACAAATTCAAAGAAGTCGTGGGATGCTAAGATCCAGGAGACCACCCCTACCTCTGTCACCCTGGCCATCACCAGTCCATCTGATGCCAGCATTGGAGAGTATGCTCTGTCTGTGAAGACTGACCCCTATGGGACTCAGGTCCTCAGCATTGGGAGGTTAATTGTGCTGTTTAATCCTtggtgtgcaggtgagtgtgacGTCTCACTATGGGTGAAAAGgactttccattttttcttctctttgaaCGAAGAACATTGTATATCATTATTAACTAACTACTTCATGTACATATGAACAGTATATAATCAATGTTACTCTGCCTTACCATAAGGATATGAAAGTAATGCttgcatatacagtatcttATAAATTCttatgaatgttgttttgtaGCACTGGTGGACAGACTAGGCAGACAAACACCCACAGAGTAGAACACTCCAGAATATAAGTTTTTGagggttgtggtggtggtggtgatgctATATGACAGCAGGGATCATTAAAACCTTGAtatgattttaaatattttcttgtaCAGAGGATTGGGTGTATCTCCCCCAGCAGAATGAGCGAGAGGAGTATGTGATGAATGAGCAGGGTCTCGTATACAGAGGATCAAATGGCTACATCACCTCTTTGGCATGGAACTTTGGACAGGTACACTCATTACGAATGTGTCAGAACTCCTGAATCATCGAAAGCCCAAACTGCCATTGTACCATTGTTTTCCTGACATGTGACAGACTAATAGGTAAACATTTTAACCCAATAACAATGTGACAATTACAAATATAACAGCCTTAAAGGTTTGAATGGAGACCATTAAATGACTGTGCATGCGCTGTGATCCAATCTGTGATTATACTGCCATTTCATTCTTGTTCTTCCAGTTTGAGGATGACGTTGTTGACATTTGTCTGAAACTCCTGGATGTCAACCCAAAATGCATACGAGATGCAAAAGAGGACTACTCTGCACGCTGCAACCCCATCTATGTCAGCCGAGTGGTCAGTGCCATGGTATGTGTAGGGCTCAAGTTTGCAGACTCCCTGACTTTATTATTAAATTCAAGGTCACCCCCCTGACCAAATCACTGTTTATGTCATTGTGTGGCCTACTTGTATGGCCCTCAAACAGATCTATCACATACATCTTCCTGGTTTAACATAATTTAAGGCAGTAAATGACAAAGAACTTTCTTCTTCCTATTATTATCTACACACCTAATTGTTTTCTCATAGTATAATTGTGAAAAAGCAGTGTAGATTCTCAGGTGGCATTGTCAGTGTGAGTAGTAATATGGCTTTCCCTGGAGTTTGCATTCCCGGGACACAGGCCTTAGTGAATAGGAAGTTAATTTTTTGTTCTATGGCAAAGGTGTATAGGTAGTCAGATTCTACCTTGGCATTGGGCTCAGTTGTCTTAGTTGAGCGCTTGTCCTGTTTTTTATGGAACTTATGGCACTATGGCactgtgttgaaatattaatttaatatctAGCCCAGATGGTGACTGCTGTGAATAGAGCAGCTGACAACTAGGGAAAGACCATGTGACAGCTTGGAAAGGCAGCTGACTGGAAGGAATAGACTACACTGATCATCAGAGTTCAGTCAGTTTAGGCCTATATGTCTCCTAAATGTAGAAGGAAAAGATTTTCTTTAGTATAGTGGCACAGAGATTGGCAGGTTGTTTAGAAAGAAACAGGTTAGAAAGCAGGAACCACAAGTTTTGCAGGTTGTGTAGAACATGTTACTGTAATATGCCACCAGATTCAGGCAGCCAAGCTGGAGAGACGGGAAATGCATGTAGTGTTTTTTGGGCCTGGCAAATACATTTGGCTCACTACCTCATAGTCTTTTTTGGAGTGCTTTTGACTTGTTTTATAGTTCCAGGAGTGATAGTAAACTTAGTGAAAGCATCTTTCCAGAATTTTAGAATGTGATTTAGTACCGTAGACTTAACAACAGCATGGCAGAAACTAGAAATATGtagttagcattagcatttacaATGGTAATGGGGATAGTGATTAGAGCATCGGTGGGTTataggcagagagagacagcagggcaGGCTGTGCCTCCCTCCAATTAGGGCTTATATGGATGATATGACTTTGGTGACCGCACTTTCACAAGAAGGTAATTGGAGAAATTGAATGATGATCCCAAGTGAGCTAGACTGAAGATTAAGATGAATAAGTCAGTATTTGGCTAAAGGGAATCTAATAAAGAAAAGGTTTTATGTGGATGAAGAAGAAATCCCATCTGTAATGGAGAGGCCAGTTAAGACCTTAGGTAGATGGTGTAACAGGAAGTTAGATGGCACTGAACAGGTTCAGCAACTTAGAAAAGATGTTATTGAAGGCTTAGAAAGGATAGAGAAGTCAAGGCTCCCCGACAGGTTGAAGTTGTGGATACTGCAGTTTGGCTTATTCCCTAGGTTGATGTGGCCATTGACAGTTTATGAGGTGCCAATTTGTAAAGTAGAAAAGCTTGACAGAGTGGTTAGTTCATACATTAGAAAATGGTTAGGCGTTCCTTGGTGCTTGAGTAATGATTCTAATTCACCTTCACCTTCCTCCCTTAATCAGATCAATTCCAATGATGACAGAGGTATATTAATTGGAAAGTGGGATGATAACTACATCGGTGGCGTGCCGCCAACACACTGGAACGGCAGCGTGGAGATCCTGCGCCAATGGATCAAATATGGCTGCTACCCCGTGAAGTATGGCCAGTGCTGGGTGTTTGCTGCCGTCATGTGCACAGGTACAGTCTAAACAAGAACTCAGACTCAATTCATTACCATCTCACCGCTGACACAGCTCACTTATTGACCCAGCTTTACTCAGTCATACTATTCGGAAAGCCTCGGGTGACTGTCATTTTAGCAATTCTAGACATAACATGCATTGTGCATGCATTCTGTGATGATGAATAATTGCAATATCAGTAACTCTGAATCTGAGGGATGTGTACTTGACTCATTGGCAGGACACTTCAGTTGTACCCTTTAGCTTTAATGCACTTTTCTTCTATTGCTCCAGTGAATAtagagctgtataaatgggtgacagAATGGACAGCACTTGAAATTATTAGAAATGATCACAGTAATAACCACTTGTCtgtctgaatttcatttttccacagtaaTGAGGTGCTTGGGAATCCCTTGTCGTGTGGTCACCAACTTTGAATCAGCCCATGACACTGATGGTAGTCTGACAATTGATGAATTCTTCTCTGACTATGGTGTGAGACCCAGGGAGAGCCGTGACAGTGTATGGTgagtgctgctgtctgtggctgaATGAACTGTACCTCCTGGAAAATGAAGCACCAGGCGGACAATGTAGTTTCTGTTTGTTCTTAATAGGAGTTGCCAATCCTTCTTCTGCAGTGCCATAGCCCAGGAAGTTTTATTACTATGGTTATAGCACCTACACATTTGATCAGAGTAATCACTGCCTCTGGTCAGTGTATTTATACAGTCAGCACCCCTGCTCTGACCTCTGTATCCTCCCAGGAATTTCCACGTGTGGGTGGAGGCCTGGATGAGACGCCCCGATCTTTCCAGAGATGCAATTTATGATGGCTGGCAGGTGCTGGACCCCACACCCCAAGAACTGAGTGAAGGTGCTCTTCACCCTCCGTTTTGCCCAAATCAAGAAAGGAcaata
It contains:
- the LOC118779058 gene encoding protein-glutamine gamma-glutamyltransferase 2-like, coding for MALEVTKIELHCVKNNTAHSTDGISTDRLIVRRGQSFLLTFHFSRWFSTTNDVLELTVETGPQASETVGTKSVFKVPGERSTNSKKSWDAKIQETTPTSVTLAITSPSDASIGEYALSVKTDPYGTQVLSIGRLIVLFNPWCAEDWVYLPQQNEREEYVMNEQGLVYRGSNGYITSLAWNFGQFEDDVVDICLKLLDVNPKCIRDAKEDYSARCNPIYVSRVVSAMINSNDDRGILIGKWDDNYIGGVPPTHWNGSVEILRQWIKYGCYPVKYGQCWVFAAVMCTVMRCLGIPCRVVTNFESAHDTDGSLTIDEFFSDYGVRPRESRDSVWNFHVWVEAWMRRPDLSRDAIYDGWQVLDPTPQELSEGVHCCGPAPVKAILEGHTDVKYDVPFVFAEVNADRVTWMVYADGSKKEIFSDTESVGQNISTKSVGSDKRTNITANYKYPEGTEKERGAFKTAVSRGKMIKDEKPDKTPALPNVSIKIEECSKPIHGKDIDLSLTVHSDHPAPHELLIRINAQAMHYTGVLASNIWNEEREVQLQPNNELKTLIQIPFSKYGQHMLGNNSIKVTAVGKDKQSSEAVYLVERNIVPASPPFKITTTGLPALYSDMVAEVVFENPLPVALNDCSISLTGSGLLSRTVETRVKSLGPGLRVRVQIPLKPYRAGPKKLVADFDCDLFRDIKTSCNVDIKPVHSIYSLS